Proteins encoded within one genomic window of Canis lupus familiaris isolate Mischka breed German Shepherd chromosome 12, alternate assembly UU_Cfam_GSD_1.0, whole genome shotgun sequence:
- the CNR1 gene encoding cannabinoid receptor 1 isoform X1 produces MKSILDGLADTTFRTITTDLLYVGSNDIQYEDIKGDMASKLGYFPQKFPLTSFRGSPFQEKMTAGDNAQLVPADQVNITEFYNKSLSSYKENEENIQCGENFMDMECFMILNPSQQLAIAVLSLTLGTFTVLENLLVLCVILHSRSLRCRPSYHFIGSLAVADLLGSVIFVYSFVDFHVFHRKDSPNVFLFKLGGVTASFTASVGSLFLTAIDRYISIHRPLAYKRIVTRPKAVVAFCLMWTIAIVIAVLPLLGWNCKKLQSVCSDIFPLIDETYLMFWIGVTSVLLLFIVYAYMYILWKAHSHAVRMIQRGTQKSIIIHTSEDGKVQVTRPDQARMDIRLAKTLVLILVVLIICWGPLLAIMVYDVFGKMNKLIKTVFAFCSMLCLLNSTVNPIIYALRSKDLRHAFRSMFPSCEGTAQPLDNSMGDSDCLHKHANNAASVHRAAESCIKSTVKIAKVTMSVSTDTSAEAL; encoded by the coding sequence ATGAAGTCTATCCTAGATGGCCTTGCCGATACCACCTTCCGCACCATCACCACAGACCTCCTCTACGTGGGCTCCAATGACATTCAGTACGAAGATATCAAAGGTGACATGGCATCCAAACTAGGGTACTTCCCACAGAAATTTCCTTTAACTTCCTTTAGGGGAAGTCCCTTCCAAGAAAAGATGACTGCAGGAGACAATGCCCAGTTAGTCCCAGCAGACCAGGTGAACATTACCGAATTTTACAACAAGTCCCTTTCATCCTACAAGGAGAATGAGGAGAACATCCAGTGTGGGGAGAACTTCATGGACATGGAGTGCTTCATGATTCTGAACCCCAGCCAGCAGCTGGCCATCGCCGTGCTATCCCTCACACTGGGCAccttcacagttctggagaacCTGCTGGTGCTGTGTGTCATCCTCCACTCCCGCAGCCTCCGCTGCCGGCCCTCTTACCACTTCATCGGCAGCCTGGCAGTGGCCGACCTCCTGGGGAGCGTCATATTTGTCTACAGCTTTGTTGACTTCCACGTGTTCCACCGCAAAGACAGCCCCAATGTGTTTCTTTTCAAACTGGGTGGGGTCACCGCCTCCTTCACGGCCTCTGTAGGCAGCCTGTTCCTCACGGCCATTGACAGGTACATATCTATTCACAGGCCCCTGGCTTATAAGAGGATTGTCACCAGGCCCAAGGCTGTGGTGGCATTTTGCCTGATGTGGACCATAGCAATTGTGATTGCTGTGCTGCCTCTCCTGGGCTGGAACTGCAAGAAACTGCAGTCCGTTTGCTCAGACATTTTCCCACTCATTGATGAAACCTACCTGATGTTCTGGATCGGGGTCACCAGCGTGCTGCTGCTATTTATCGtgtatgcatacatgtatatCCTCTGGAAGGCTCACAGCCACGCGGTCCGCATGATTCAGCGCGGCACCCAGAAAAGTATCATCATCCACACATCAGAGGATGGCAAGGTGCAGGTGACGCGGCCCGACCAAGCCCGCATGGACATTAGGCTGGCCAAGACCCTGGTTCTGATCCTTGTGGTTTTAATCATCTGCTGGGGCCCTCTGCTTGCGATTATGGTGTATGATGTCTTTGGGAAGATGAACAAGCTCATTAAGACGGTATTTGCGTTCTGCAGTATGCTCTGTCTGCTGAATTCCACCGTGAACCCCATCATCTACGCTCTGCGGAGCAAGGACCTGAGACATGCTTTCCGGAGTATGTTCCCCTCGTGTGAAGGCACCGCACAGCCTCTTGATAACAGCATGGGGGACTCGGACTGCCTGCACAAACACGCCAACAACGCAGCCAGTGTTCACAGGGCCGCAGAGAGCTGCATCAAGAGCACGGTCAAGATTGCCAAGGTGACCATGTCTGTGTCCACAGACACGTCTGCCGAGGCTCTGTGA
- the CNR1 gene encoding cannabinoid receptor 1 isoform X2 translates to MALPIPPSAPSPQTSSTWAPMTFSTKISKENEENIQCGENFMDMECFMILNPSQQLAIAVLSLTLGTFTVLENLLVLCVILHSRSLRCRPSYHFIGSLAVADLLGSVIFVYSFVDFHVFHRKDSPNVFLFKLGGVTASFTASVGSLFLTAIDRYISIHRPLAYKRIVTRPKAVVAFCLMWTIAIVIAVLPLLGWNCKKLQSVCSDIFPLIDETYLMFWIGVTSVLLLFIVYAYMYILWKAHSHAVRMIQRGTQKSIIIHTSEDGKVQVTRPDQARMDIRLAKTLVLILVVLIICWGPLLAIMVYDVFGKMNKLIKTVFAFCSMLCLLNSTVNPIIYALRSKDLRHAFRSMFPSCEGTAQPLDNSMGDSDCLHKHANNAASVHRAAESCIKSTVKIAKVTMSVSTDTSAEAL, encoded by the exons ATGGCCTTGCCGATACCACCTTCCGCACCATCACCACAGACCTCCTCTACGTGGGCTCCAATGACATTCAGTACGAAGATATCAAAG GAGAATGAGGAGAACATCCAGTGTGGGGAGAACTTCATGGACATGGAGTGCTTCATGATTCTGAACCCCAGCCAGCAGCTGGCCATCGCCGTGCTATCCCTCACACTGGGCAccttcacagttctggagaacCTGCTGGTGCTGTGTGTCATCCTCCACTCCCGCAGCCTCCGCTGCCGGCCCTCTTACCACTTCATCGGCAGCCTGGCAGTGGCCGACCTCCTGGGGAGCGTCATATTTGTCTACAGCTTTGTTGACTTCCACGTGTTCCACCGCAAAGACAGCCCCAATGTGTTTCTTTTCAAACTGGGTGGGGTCACCGCCTCCTTCACGGCCTCTGTAGGCAGCCTGTTCCTCACGGCCATTGACAGGTACATATCTATTCACAGGCCCCTGGCTTATAAGAGGATTGTCACCAGGCCCAAGGCTGTGGTGGCATTTTGCCTGATGTGGACCATAGCAATTGTGATTGCTGTGCTGCCTCTCCTGGGCTGGAACTGCAAGAAACTGCAGTCCGTTTGCTCAGACATTTTCCCACTCATTGATGAAACCTACCTGATGTTCTGGATCGGGGTCACCAGCGTGCTGCTGCTATTTATCGtgtatgcatacatgtatatCCTCTGGAAGGCTCACAGCCACGCGGTCCGCATGATTCAGCGCGGCACCCAGAAAAGTATCATCATCCACACATCAGAGGATGGCAAGGTGCAGGTGACGCGGCCCGACCAAGCCCGCATGGACATTAGGCTGGCCAAGACCCTGGTTCTGATCCTTGTGGTTTTAATCATCTGCTGGGGCCCTCTGCTTGCGATTATGGTGTATGATGTCTTTGGGAAGATGAACAAGCTCATTAAGACGGTATTTGCGTTCTGCAGTATGCTCTGTCTGCTGAATTCCACCGTGAACCCCATCATCTACGCTCTGCGGAGCAAGGACCTGAGACATGCTTTCCGGAGTATGTTCCCCTCGTGTGAAGGCACCGCACAGCCTCTTGATAACAGCATGGGGGACTCGGACTGCCTGCACAAACACGCCAACAACGCAGCCAGTGTTCACAGGGCCGCAGAGAGCTGCATCAAGAGCACGGTCAAGATTGCCAAGGTGACCATGTCTGTGTCCACAGACACGTCTGCCGAGGCTCTGTGA